From one Leptospira noumeaensis genomic stretch:
- a CDS encoding AI-2E family transporter — MSTKENNISSLILRSAFFGLIILTALIGIIGVKFLAIPLLISGIHFYIFHGIVDYFESRGIHRAITIIIIFSVLIAGAYWFLAFYLPNLFEKAQPIVSEWSVKMDDPNFQLLDFNKLPVLSKNPELWKKIINPEEVAKMATSNLEEFLRGMVVMIPTFISWMIIIPIISFFLLLDANLIYKTMISFIPNRFFEMFLMVFYRMNQQITSYLKSLVIQCGIMAIVASLGFYLVGVKFFFLFGIFLGIANSIPYLGPLVGAVPPILFSILFPEMSPSIGSIATVVVVAQLVDNAIVQPVVIANAVSLHPLAILIGIAVGGNFFGIFGMLLAIPVLSILKVTIGILYHALKEHQII; from the coding sequence ATGAGCACCAAAGAAAACAACATCTCTTCCTTAATTTTGCGCAGTGCTTTTTTTGGACTCATCATACTCACAGCCCTCATTGGAATCATTGGTGTAAAATTCTTAGCGATCCCACTTCTTATCTCCGGAATCCATTTTTATATTTTTCATGGGATTGTGGATTATTTTGAATCGAGAGGAATCCATAGAGCGATTACCATCATCATTATTTTTTCTGTATTGATTGCCGGTGCTTATTGGTTTTTGGCATTTTATTTACCGAATCTTTTTGAAAAAGCGCAACCCATTGTTTCCGAGTGGTCTGTTAAAATGGATGATCCCAATTTTCAGTTGCTCGATTTTAATAAACTTCCTGTACTTTCCAAAAATCCAGAGCTTTGGAAAAAGATCATCAATCCAGAAGAAGTTGCTAAAATGGCAACAAGTAACTTGGAAGAATTTTTACGTGGTATGGTTGTAATGATTCCCACCTTTATCAGTTGGATGATCATCATTCCTATCATTAGTTTCTTTTTACTTTTGGATGCTAATTTAATTTATAAAACGATGATTAGTTTTATTCCCAATCGTTTTTTTGAAATGTTTCTAATGGTGTTTTATCGAATGAACCAACAAATCACTAGTTACTTAAAAAGTTTAGTGATCCAATGTGGAATTATGGCCATTGTGGCTTCCCTTGGTTTTTATTTGGTTGGAGTGAAATTCTTTTTTCTATTTGGAATTTTTCTAGGTATTGCCAATTCCATTCCTTATCTGGGCCCACTCGTGGGAGCGGTTCCACCCATTCTGTTTTCGATTCTTTTCCCTGAGATGTCTCCTTCCATTGGTTCCATAGCTACTGTTGTTGTGGTGGCACAGTTAGTAGACAATGCCATTGTACAACCTGTAGTGATTGCCAATGCAGTCTCCCTCCATCCACTAGCAATCCTCATTGGAATTGCCGTTGGAGGAAACTTTTTTGGAATCTTTGGGATGTTACTCGCCATTCCCGTTTTGTCCATCTTAAAGGTTACGATTGGGATTCTTTACCACGCACTGAAAGAACACCAAATTATATAA
- the bioD gene encoding dethiobiotin synthase gives MGQAFYVTGTGTDIGKTFFSSLFMAKYAESFQFRYWKIVQTGAPSAGDTEFIRKTTNLPDSFFMKPAYEFATPASPHYASKQEGVILDPKHLLNELIKERKTNTLVEGAGGVFVPLTDDYLTIKGIQESNLPVIVIGSTELGTINHTLLTLDALTSRFIPVLGFYLVGQNNPLQTDNAETIQRLGGAPCLGLTNFPEQKLSPNEFLDFAKNHFDTNRNVIDTILNPDDEF, from the coding sequence ATGGGCCAAGCTTTTTACGTAACAGGTACGGGAACGGACATAGGGAAAACTTTTTTTTCGAGTCTGTTTATGGCTAAATACGCGGAAAGTTTCCAATTTCGATATTGGAAGATCGTCCAGACTGGTGCTCCGAGTGCAGGTGACACTGAATTCATTCGGAAAACTACAAATCTGCCTGATTCCTTCTTTATGAAACCAGCTTATGAATTTGCCACACCGGCAAGTCCACATTATGCCTCCAAACAGGAAGGAGTCATTCTGGATCCTAAACATCTACTGAATGAGTTAATCAAGGAAAGAAAAACCAATACACTTGTTGAAGGCGCTGGTGGAGTTTTTGTTCCTCTTACGGATGATTATTTAACCATAAAAGGAATCCAGGAAAGTAATCTTCCTGTGATTGTGATTGGATCCACAGAACTTGGAACGATCAATCATACACTTTTGACTTTGGATGCACTAACGAGTCGGTTCATCCCGGTTCTAGGATTTTATTTAGTAGGACAAAATAATCCCTTACAAACTGATAATGCAGAAACAATACAAAGATTAGGTGGAGCGCCTTGTCTTGGACTTACCAATTTCCCAGAACAAAAATTATCACCGAATGAATTTCTTGATTTTGCAAAGAATCATTTTGATACCAACCGAAACGTCATAGATACCATTTTAAATCCAGACGATGAATTTTAA
- a CDS encoding cyclic nucleotide-binding domain-containing protein, with product MQLPLWKSILKRDENPITEISHFLRETAIFEGMSRRTLREVARLIHKRKYYAGETIFFQGQAGTGVYLILQGKVEIYSEREGVTLKLAELEKGAFFGELALFQDFPRSATAVALVDSILLGFFQPELKTLLETKPRVGNDLLLSFASIIADRLRKTNDTLEAAYFKSKKNKSK from the coding sequence ATGCAACTTCCCCTTTGGAAATCCATTCTCAAACGCGACGAAAACCCGATAACGGAAATTTCACATTTTTTACGCGAAACGGCTATCTTTGAAGGTATGTCTCGCCGAACTTTACGTGAAGTCGCAAGGCTCATCCACAAACGTAAGTATTATGCGGGTGAAACCATCTTTTTCCAAGGCCAAGCAGGGACGGGAGTGTATCTCATCCTTCAAGGGAAAGTAGAGATTTATTCAGAAAGGGAAGGAGTGACTTTAAAACTCGCCGAACTAGAGAAAGGTGCCTTTTTTGGAGAGTTAGCTCTCTTTCAAGACTTTCCAAGATCAGCAACGGCAGTAGCACTCGTTGATTCCATCTTACTTGGATTTTTTCAACCGGAACTAAAAACTCTATTAGAAACAAAACCAAGAGTGGGAAATGACCTACTCCTCAGTTTTGCATCCATCATTGCCGACAGACTTCGCAAAACAAATGATACACTTGAAGCTGCATACTTCAAAAGTAAAAAAAATAAATCCAAATGA